The sequence tcaccacatgataccCAATAGCAAGCTGACATAGTTCATCCATCATTCAATAcaaagtggatgatattgaatggtccgACAGAAGAGGGttacacaaaattaaaacaattcctACACACAATCGAAAACTTGCAGTACAGGAGGGAAATATTCACAGTAAGTTTTAGAGCCAGTGGATGGGGTGGGAGGTTGCATCAGTAGTCCTCGTCAGAGTCAGAGTCCATCACTCTTCTTCTCTCAAACTAGTAAAAGAGGGagaaaaaatataaatacatttaaGTCTTCAATCATCATAACGTCTTGAAAGCGCACCAACAAGCTACTGAGTACAGTTGAAAATGCTGTGTGTGCAACTTTCCATGAAACACTAATGCAATCCTTACACATTACTGAGGTTTCTTATATAATTTCTGGGGTCAATTTCCCAAAGATACATGTAgtgctaacttaggactagtcctaggactctctAGGAGTTATTCAAAAATTTAAGGCTAGTcccaagtaactcgtcctaactggaTTAGACTAGTAgaactcattgtgaaatccaccacatgGTCGTCATATTTACAgttcaaaatcaaataaatatatCTGTACAATTTGATCTACAATATTAACCAAACTTGTAAcacttaaataattattaatgacATTGAAAGTTATATAAtgacttttttattattactattattatttttatggttGATTAAAAAACTGCTCATTGCAGCCTACTGGCTGAGTTACAAAACAGTgtacattaaaattaaaatgaatataCAACAGTTTATTTAAAGTAAACCTCATAAAATTTAACAGAGAGGCATTTAGATAACCAAGAAATGCACCTAGCAcatacaaacatgacaaatacTGCACAGAAAGAAAGCACACTGACCATGGAGGACATTAAAAGCAAATCATTATCCCAACATGCACATTAAAATGCACACAGTTACAAGGGTGGAGGGAGTGAGCTTATAGAGttaaggccttttcacactaggAAAATAAGCAGGGGGTCCTTGGTCTTAAGAACACAACGTTGTTTAATCCAAATTGTGTGAAAGGTACCTCTGCTTAAATAGGCATGGGTCCCTGTCTTTTTAAGACCGAGGTCCAGACCTCCGTCTTAAAAACACAACGTTGTGAAAATTATACCACGATCGTCCGTGTGTGCTGTGTGAATGGAGATTGCTTGCGTAACGAAGGACCCTGGTGTGGCTGGAGCTACCACGCATGCGCGCAAGAAGAAACACATGGtgcaagaaaatcaagatgTTCGACCCCGTTATATGATAACGTTAAGCCTTTGAGCATGTGCACGACTCCTTCAAGAGAGCAAGTTTTCAATGTTGACCTTTAGCACCATAAAAGACGAATGTTCTGAGACATGGGATGTTGGTGTCTGCGCCGTGTGAAAGGTCCTGTTTGAGTTTGACCAGTGTCCTTGGTCAAGACAACTGCCACCGGAGACCTAGGACCCTAGTTTGACTTtgttgtgtgaaaagggctttattgACAGTCTGGGGACTGGACTGTCACTAAGTAGAGCAGTTTTACATGAAACTTCAAGAAGGGTTCTTTTAGATCTAATATTCATAGAATGTGAGCTTTTGGACTTGACAAACCACATTCATTAAATTTATTTGAGTTGTATGTTTAATCCAGTGACTTTTCCTGCCCTGTTCAGTGAGTAAATAACTTAATTTGAATTTGTGCATAACTGCTAATGGGTTAAAAAGACTTAAGATCAAATTCAAAACATTCATACAATAAAACCATTCAAAACTCTCCAGATTGCACAGTAGAGTATTTAAAACAAACGCAAACATCAAGTAAATAATATATCAAGGACCTTGTACTAATGATGTCATTCTTTGTTGACTGTGCTACAGGACGCttagtggcagcagacttaccaggtaaaatccattgttctcggtaatgtgcacatgctcagaactacgtaaacaaacAACGgaagtttacctggtaagtctgctgccacctagcgccttgAAGTGTCCCATTGGGTACTGCGTTTCGGACAGTTGTACAGAGAAGCAAtggtttcctttttcttttgcaGAGTGGTaatcaaactgtgacgtcatcataacTAAGGTCTATTCAATGGCTTCGGACAATCTTGcaaaatttgggtccagaatcCTCCCCCTTCCCTGATGTTAAAAATGCTGTTGTGAATACTGATAGTCAAGGTAATACTTacattaattttagtttttctttgtgtttgaACGCTGACTTTTGCTAGAAGACCTTTTAGTTGGTCTTCACTGACCTACAAATTAAAACAGATAGGGGcatgaacattttatttattattttatttctctcCACAAGTTCAATAAAATTACATGCAAaagagatataaaaaaaatgtggatAAGGCAAGACTGATTGAGGAAAATGAAAATTTTCCTGTAACCAAATGTTGAAGTCAgtcgaagaaaaaacaaaattcaaaaaaggAGATACATGTACAGCGGCAAACATCTGCTTTgggaaatatttcaaaatttagCTGTTTTCTCTACCAATGacttaaacaaaaaactttaTTAAAAATGGTTCAAATTTCTATAAAAGGCTGTTTTCAAATGATGTTTTCTCCTTAAGGGCACCTCTaacagtttaaagccattggacacttcaagtatcacaacttatatataaataaacaaacctgtgaaaatttaggctcaatcggtcatcagagtcgggagaaaataatgggaaaacccaaccttgtttccgcacgtttcgccatgtcatgacatgtgtttaaaataaatctgtaattctcgatatcgagaattgataactgttttaatgttttctcaaaaagtaaagcatttcatggaataatatttcaagagaagtctttcaacattaccttctgtaaaccctgtaagctatttgtaaatctgtgattttttttattttttttctgttccgaaagcgtataatggctttaaacacatgtcatgacacgacaaaatgtgcggaaacaagggtgttttttttcccgtaattttctctcgactccgatgatgaccgattgagcctaaggtttgttgttttatatataagttgtgatacacgaagtgtgggcctttggacaatactgtttaccgaaagtgtccaatggctttaaatgtagACAACCATTTTGGTAAATGTGAGCAATTGAATTTCCTGTTTTCCATTCCCATTTTCAATTCAACGGCAAAACagatgttgttttcttttatcatcGGGTTTCGCAGTATGAGCGACGACCGGAAGCCTGCCTGATCAATCACCTCATGAAGAATTTATACAGTGGACGTTTATGCTTGGTATCCATCTTGCCTGTTGACTCGCAGGATCGGTGCAAATCAGGACGGAAGATTAAGGTCAATAGAtatttatcatgctgcctccatctcggtcatgttcctcgtatcgaataacaataacaggGAAATGGAGGTCATTGACTCAGTTGCCTCTTCTGTGAATATGCCTGCAACCTGTATGAACTACTTCAGTCACAAGGATGAATGAGAGGGGACCACTTGCTCTTTGACTCGATTCCCCTTTTGCGCATTACCGCACTTGATCCTAATCAAAACTTGCAAGACTCTGGCACAATTTAATGAACCAATTTCAGGGGTTACGAGCGAGCAAGGAATACTGGGAGACAATGGCGCGGCGCCATCATACACACCACTGAGAACGAGGTTGCTACTCACCCTTCCTGGTAGCTGTCCAGTCTGTGCCATTTGTATTAACATTCTCTCCACCATCTTGGCCTTATCCGGCTTCACTAAGGCGATACTGTTCACTGTCAAAAACgggcacaaaataacaatttatttcataagtgtcgtggcctagcggttaagagcactgaattcgaactctggtgtttctgatcagcagagtgtgggtttgagtccccaaccgtgacacttgtgtcctaaagcaaggCACTTACATACAGCCATTGCTTcgaccttcggatgggacgtaaagccgttggtcccatgtgttgtgtaacgcatgtaaaagaacccagcggcttttcaaaaagagaaggggatcgccccgatgttcctggctgtggctgctgtatgcgccgtagcaccttgtaaacccttataaggtgctaaataattgggtctcaaaattcatcactgcaattacctatcattctgaaagtttgtaaatactcggcgccttgagtaccttgtttggcagatacatgcgctatataagacttcgatgttattgttattacttttaTATCAACTTCATATATGGACACCCAACAGTGCAAATGCCCTATACAGGTTTTGTtaggaacaaaacaaaaaacaaaaatcagttttAGTTGGACTGGAACAACACAAAGAGACCCATGCAATCAGGTGGACATGGAAAAGCCAATCCATACGCAAAGCTAAAGGTTTGAGTTGGGAGTGGAGCTGAGGTCCACAGAGGTGCAAGGTAGGGAAAGAAACCTGATGCCAAATcatcaatttaaaggcagtggacactattggtaattactcaaaacaaatattagcacaaaacctttcttggtgacaagtaatggggagaggttgatacaaGTATAAAACGAAGTGtcatatttttcgagaaagaagtaattttccacaaatttgatttcgagacctcagatttagaacttgttttttcttttattattatctcacaacttcgacgaccaattgagctcaaattttcacaggtttgttattttatgcatatgttgagatacaccaagtgagaagactggtaccaaacagtgtccagtgtctaaacTGATTGATACAATAGTTGTGTTGCTGTCAAGTCCAAAGGTATGGACAAATCTGTGTGCCAGTGCTGATATCACTTGTTcatttgattaatttgttttcagcaaaaaaatctaaaaattaTCGTTTATAGTTCAACATCACTACGGTAAACTGGTATGCTTCTTTAAATAGACTTACATCTTGCTCTGGCATTCTGGTCCAGAACTTGAGTCAAGATGGAGTGCATCATTTCTTCTTGCCTGTAATTTAAACACAATAAACAGGGAGTATAAGATTGGTGACATGATCTTAAAGATTCCAATTATAAATACCTGTTTTgtgaaaaatataataaatctAGGCAGGCCTacatcaggcatgcaactgtaacttcaccaaaacaagaggaaaaaacaacacttcaatgattttgtgtagtatttttcagtttttgatttaaaaaaagaggatttttttaaagatttttttttgtaaacggAAAAGAGGGATATAATTTAATGGTGTCATCAAGAAAatactttaattaaaaaatgtgtcgCGCAGTCATTAAAAACAAGGGTCCTCTTCCttcccttttctttttaaataatgttttgttttgttcaatgtTTTTTCCAGCAGAGTCAGAAAGAATGGTCCAAAGCATTGTTCATGTACCTTTTCTGGGCCTCTTGTTGTTTCTCCCTTGCATTTGGATCTTGTCCcttcagaaaaagaaaagagaaagtGTTACTTCATTGATAAAATGGTAGACGATTCAACATTTAaggcttaataataataaaaaaatagttgattgtccCCGCCTGCATCCAATTTTGGGGCTGCATCCTTTTCTTCATTTCGTTTTCTTTTCGATTTTTGGTTTTTCAATCCATCCTAAAAAGGACTGGCCAAGGGACTTTTCCCAACTCTAACATGATGCTCTCGAGCACGTGTAACTGTCTgtttcattaaacaaaattaatgaatgCCTACCACTAGCAAATCTTTTTGGTGAACTTTGCAgtgggttcaaactgaagaattgctggcctgttttatttgaaatactaagcgaccgtttttttgtttttgtttttaagaaccTCATCCCATcctctttttaaaggcagtggacactattggtaattgtcaaagactaaccttcacagttggtgtatctcaacatatgtataaagtaacaaacctgtgaaaatttgagctcaatctgtcatcgaagttgcgagataataatgaaagaaaaaaacacccttgtcacacgaagttgtgtgtgtttagatggttgatttcgagacctcaagttctaaacctgaggtctcgaaatcaaattcatggaaaattacttctttctcaaaaactatggcacttcagagagagccgtttctcacaatgttttatactaccaacctctcccaattactcgtcaccaagaaaggttttatgccaataattattttgagtaattaccaaatgaaCTAGTAATTAATTGCATGTATTAAAGttagtggacacttggtaagtacccaaaataattattatcatatttcttgattacaagtaattgggagaggttgacggtataaaacattgtgagaaacggctccctctgaattaacgtagtttttgagaaagaaggaattttcaacaaatttgatttcgagacctcagattttgaatttaaGGTTTCGTAATCAACCATCTGACATCACATGTCTGaatgaaagcatacaacttagtgtgaccaaggtgcgacaagggtgttttttctttcattatttaatttattcatttattatctcacaactttgatatTTCTTTGTCGGGTTGACATGTTAAACTTTGagtttgacgaccgattgagctcaaacaaTTGCaaagtcaaattttcacaggtttaactATTAATTTACTCTATCATaaagtttatgcatatgttgagatacactatgGGTCTATGAAgggccaatagtgtccagtgtctttaaacattgcCAAAAAAGTGACGAGTGAGTTTGCAAGTTTAAATCAttacatttattatttattaccatTACGCACGCAATGGCATACGTCTTGCCTAGTTTCCGGACAATAGAGACCCATATTTTAACTTTAGTATTCCCATCCAACAGACCAGTTTCTAGCTTAGATTTACGTCAAATATTGACAGAAAATTCTAGGGCGATAACTgtataattaaacaaattctaGAGAATGCTGATATTTACCCCTGCCCCATATTGTTGCTGTTGTAACTCTGCAAGTCGCCTTGCACGAATTTCTTCGAGATCGCTGTCCGCCATGATTGGTAGTTTGCCAATTTTAAAGTTGAGGGCGCTGGTCGGGGGTGTGCAGCTTGCACAACACTAATAGTCTCACTCACGGCACATAGTCACTAAAAgctaaatattacaaaaattaatgctCACAAAGttagtctctcagcctcttgaaactaaaccaaatatatttttgGACAACTAAATTTTGGAtttcttttcagtttttttGCGGGTCAGCCGTTAGGAATATTTTGCAAATTACTCCCTGCAACACCCGGCCCcccaaaataagtttttgtttttccaaaaccGACCGTACTGTGGCGCTGGCAGTTTTCATGTGAGGCACCCAAAATCTCAAGCCAAAGGACCGACTTCAACATCTTTATCATCCCTCCTCAAAAGTTGCCGCACATAGACCAATGCTATATTGATTACATAGTGAGTTTGGTTCGTGAATTATTGCCTTTAGTACGGTGCACCCTTGATTTcaagatttgtatttgttttctatataataatacatttttgtACGCACGTCGCccgacacacaaggcctgaagacCAATTCAAGGTGACCGTTTCGAGAGGTGTGGGCTCCCGTTTTTGTtttcagaggccgttgccacctactcctagggctgaaacagggttgcccccttttacagtccatacagatgtaggcttgggttatcatcagtccgaagcctggccggttgtcgagcagaaagcactacctccccaattttacgggAGTAGCAGgtgccacgaccgggattcaagtCCACATGTTGGTTgtcaaacagcagagcttgaatctggtgctcttaaccactcggccatgacacgccacaaaagATGTCAAAGTAactaaacaattaaaaaataatagatAAAAAAATAGACGTCACCAACAAACATATCCTTCGCTTTCGacaaacaaaagtaaacaaaacgaTGACATTTAAGTGATAATTATTATGTTTATGCGAGAAGGAATCCAAacagaatgaaaacaaaaaagtaatcaATTGACGGTgtcatttttttgtgttttttttcttcaatttttattattttgtattccttaaagaccctggacactattggtaattgtcaaagaccagtcttctcacttggtgtatctcaacatatgcataaaataacaaacctgtgaaaatttgagctcgatcggtcgtcgaagctgcgagataataatgaaagaaaaaatacccttgtcacacgaaattgtgtgctttcagatgcaagttgatttcaagacctcatctaattatgaggtctcgaaatcaaattcgtggaaaattacttctttctcgaaaactaccttttaatacttcagtgggagccgtttctcacgatgttttataccaccaacctctccccattactcgttaccaagtaaggttttatgctcataaatattttgagtaattaccaatagtgtccactgcctttaactattcaTTAGAATTGAATCCATCACTTATAAATCACAATGGTTGTACAAATTCACCTCAAGACCCTCACCAAATTAAGataaaattaataaagaatttgtTGTCTTTATAAATTAGATAAGATGGTGTTTTTTATCCAGGCATCAAATTCCGTAACTCGAGTATAGACACCGGGTGCATCGGCTTCGGCGCACCCGTTGCCCCAGCTGGTTATTCCCGCTAGGTACCATCTGTTGTCACCCCCAAGGCAGTTAAGAGGCCCGCCACTGTCTCCcttcaaaagaaacaaaaagaaaagtcaagaatagcaagtagatacacataccgcaaacaaaatatatattgaaactcaccatacaatgcctcaaatcccattaagttaacaatgtttcaaataaataaattgtggtTTAGAAAAGCACAATGTAAAAATTTAACATCACTGCTAATCGCAATTTACCATTCTGGTTTAACTGCACTGGCGGCCAAGCAGGACGAaaagtccttttttttttacacgtaaaaaataatttataatattatgtaataaacaaaaatatgaaaatatgtATTGTTCGAAAAAAATTGCAAGGAAAAACAACACTAAAGCAAAATACAAAAGGCTGGAACCGACACTGGCGGGCAAGGGTCCAATAAGGAGGTGTGTCCGACTTTGTGTGGATGCAGCCACCTGCTGCTCGTTGCTATTAACAGGGCcctttcaaagactagtcttcttgcttggtgtatctcaacataatatgcataaaataacaatcctgtgaaaatttgagctcgttgcgagataataatgaaagaaaaacacccttgtcacaaagaagctgtgtgcgtttcgatggttgatttcgagacctcaaattcaaaaccttatgtctcgaaatcaaattcgtggaaaattacttttttcttgaaaactatggcacttcagagggagccgtttctcacaatgttttataccatcaagctctcaccattactcgtcaccaagtaaggttttatgttaataattatttttagtaactaccaatagtgttcgcTGCCTTTAAGTAGTCTATGCTGCAGCACCCTTACTCCTGAGTCAgatttgacccggattccgggtaaCATAATTATTGTACCTGGTCCATTTCCGGTTTAGGATGACCCGGAAGCTGTTCAAAATGGGATCTTTACCCGGATTAGTTGTGTCAATTCAACCCATATCTTGGTCATTTTTAAATACAGATTCCAGACCATACAGACCCGATCCCCTCTGAACCCGTATATCTGGATCAATTTTGTCTGACTCTAGATTAGTGTATGCCTACAGCCAGGCCATTGCCACAAGCACGCGTTGACCATTGCCATGTCACAGAGGTCAcgagccgatttcacgaaacgctaggattaatccaatCTCGAGTAAGGACTGATAAGAGTTACTcggagtaactcgtcctaaactaTAGGATGGGTTCAATCGTCCTATATCTATGGTACGGTAtttaactcgtcccaagtcctaagattaatcctaatttaggaagagtttggtgaaattgacggctggacTATTAAGCCATTTCATCTCAGAGTAGTAAATACCAAGATCTGCCGTAATTTCGTTTCAGAGCGCCCTAGAGGTTCAATCGCTTACCTGGCAGGAGTCGATTCCACCTTGCAGATAACCAGCGCAAATCATTCTTGGTGTAATATCGTCATTGTACACATCGTTACAGACTTTACTGTTAATCACTGGCACTGCTGCTTGCTTGAGAAGATCGTCAAATCCGGTATCTACGGAGAtttgaaaatattaaatttcTAAAGAGGGGTATGTTTTTGTGGGAGATGCAGGTGGATGGAGTGAAGAACCAACTACGATTTGCCTGCAGTACGGTCAGTTAATGTGTTGTAAGAGTGATCGTTGTAAAGTACATAATCTTGGAAAAGACCGAATGCTTCCCTCATCAGTACGATAAAATATAGATTTTCGAAAATTAGATTTCCATGTAATGACAAACTCTTTCCCAAAGTCGTCAACCCTTTGGGCATATCCCTCTACCTACCAGCCATAAAGCAATCGAATAGAGTGGAGTGGTGCGTTGCCTTTTCGATGGATCGATGAGGTCGAC comes from Asterias amurensis chromosome 3, ASM3211899v1 and encodes:
- the LOC139934724 gene encoding programmed cell death protein 5-like is translated as MADSDLEEIRARRLAELQQQQYGAGGQDPNAREKQQEAQKRQEEMMHSILTQVLDQNARARLNSIALVKPDKAKMVERMLIQMAQTGQLPGRVSEDQLKGLLAKVSVQTQRKTKINFERRRVMDSDSDEDY